A part of Arachis duranensis cultivar V14167 unplaced genomic scaffold, aradu.V14167.gnm2.J7QH unplaced_Scaffold_91057, whole genome shotgun sequence genomic DNA contains:
- the LOC107472411 gene encoding uncharacterized protein LOC107472411: MSNNSEYLVVCVYPNCRMRNSDNRVIFECENSLLLHTRCISLLSELKSLILTNLDGIGRREIGRVEYRLLASLGSGVFRFRLFRLQGDEQVRLMFDIHGRIMAEQVMELSAEVGDVGGGGFVHSTFVQDYPPLAPPPIHVSSSVKDMEDWRWGRKTSTKMHDKSLFSNTGEEYYNLDGWVEIRADHRFKCRDAVMQGVKNYSIRRSAEYRVVKSDRLKYHVYCRQAANGCPWSLHVALRQNLEYW, encoded by the exons ATGTCCAATAATAGTGAATATTTGGTTGTTTGTGTGTACCCCAATTGTCGTATGAGAAACAGCGACAATAGggtgatatttgagtgtgagaATTCGTTACTATTGCACACTCGATGCATAAGTTTGTTGTCTGAGTtaaagagtttgatattgacCAACCTTGATGGCATAGGGAGAAGAGAGATCGGAAGGGTGGAGTACAGGTTGCTAGCATCGTTGGGTAGTGGAGTATTCCGATTTCGACTATTTCGGCTCCAGGGTGACGAGCAAGTGCGACTCATGTTTGACATCCATGGGAGAATCATGGCGGAACAAGTGATGGAGCTTTCTGCCGAGGTTGGtgatgttggtggtggtggttttgTACACTCGACATTTGTGCAGGATTACCCACCTCTTGCACCACCACCGATTCATGTTTCTAGTTCAGTGAAAGACATGGAGGACTGGAGGTGGGGGAGGAAGACTTCGACAAAGA TGCATGATAAATCTCTGTTTTCCAACACCGGGGAAGAGTATTACAACCTAGATGGTTGGGTAGAGATTCGGGCTGACCACAGATTCAAATGCCGAGATGCAGTAATGCAGGGTGTGAAGAACTATAGTATTCGCAGAAGTGCTGAGTACCGAGTGGTCAAATCAGACCGATTAAAGTACCATGTGTATTGTCGTCAAGCTGCAAATGGATGTCCATGGAGTCTCCATGTTGCGCTCCGACAGAACCTCGAATACTGGTGA